In Haloterrigena turkmenica DSM 5511, a single genomic region encodes these proteins:
- a CDS encoding electron transfer flavoprotein subunit beta/FixA family protein — translation MKILVTVKEVATVEDEFEIEGTAIADQYLGADLNEWDDYAIEEAVQLQEAGVADEVVTVTIGPEECEQTIRQALAKGADRAVRVWDDSLEGVDLLDVGAKTELLSAVIEEEDPDLVLTGVQAGDDSFGATGVSVAENLGYQWGAVVNHLEHGFDDDAASVRRELEGGVEELTEIELPAVLTIQTGINEPRYASLRGIRQAQRKELDVKALADIGVDESAIDADLELTDMYEPESESDVTTWEGSAEETAGELAELLRDKGVAQ, via the coding sequence ATGAAAATCCTCGTTACGGTCAAAGAAGTCGCGACCGTCGAAGACGAGTTCGAAATAGAGGGTACTGCGATCGCCGACCAGTACCTGGGCGCCGACTTGAACGAGTGGGACGACTACGCCATCGAGGAGGCCGTCCAGCTCCAAGAGGCGGGCGTCGCCGACGAAGTCGTGACGGTCACGATCGGTCCGGAGGAGTGCGAACAGACCATCCGGCAGGCGCTGGCGAAAGGCGCCGACCGCGCCGTCCGCGTCTGGGACGACTCGCTCGAGGGCGTCGATCTGTTGGACGTCGGCGCCAAAACGGAGCTTCTGAGCGCCGTCATCGAGGAGGAGGATCCCGACCTCGTGCTGACCGGCGTTCAGGCCGGCGACGACAGCTTCGGCGCGACGGGCGTCTCCGTCGCCGAGAACCTCGGCTACCAGTGGGGGGCCGTCGTCAACCACTTAGAGCACGGGTTCGACGACGACGCGGCCTCCGTGCGACGCGAACTCGAGGGCGGGGTCGAGGAGCTGACCGAGATCGAGCTCCCCGCCGTCCTGACGATCCAGACGGGGATCAACGAGCCGCGCTACGCCAGCCTGCGGGGCATCCGGCAGGCCCAGCGCAAGGAACTCGACGTCAAGGCGCTGGCTGATATCGGCGTCGACGAGAGCGCTATCGACGCCGACCTCGAGCTGACGGACATGTACGAGCCCGAAAGCGAGAGCGACGTAACGACCTGGGAGGGTAGCGCCGAGGAGACGGCCGGAGAGCTCGCTGAGCTCCTTCGCGACAAGGGGGTGGCACAATGA
- a CDS encoding electron transfer flavoprotein subunit alpha/FixB family protein produces MTDILAVTDHRRGELRDVSYEIITAGRQLANETGGDLHLAVISGTVDEFAEKLNREGVDAIHTVDYGEEFNHDVYTQAITQLYDELAPQYVLAPNSVNGLDYAPAVATRLDLPIVTDTIDLATDGETLIATREMYGGKVETTTELEGSAVATIRSAEWPQTEGTGDAAIEAFDAAIDEDAIGSTVNGFEEVGGGDVDISEADVLVSVGRGIEEEDNLPLIEELADALGATLSSSRPIVDNGWLPKNRQVGQSGKVVTPDVYIAIGISGAVQHVAGMKGSDTIVAINTDPNAPIMDIADYAIVDDLFDIVPALTEEFQ; encoded by the coding sequence ATGACGGATATCCTCGCAGTCACGGACCACCGCCGCGGCGAACTGCGCGACGTCAGCTACGAGATCATCACCGCGGGCCGCCAGCTGGCCAACGAGACCGGCGGCGACCTGCATCTGGCGGTCATCAGCGGTACCGTCGACGAGTTCGCAGAGAAACTGAACCGCGAGGGCGTCGACGCCATCCACACCGTCGACTACGGCGAGGAGTTCAACCACGACGTCTACACGCAGGCGATCACGCAACTGTACGACGAACTCGCCCCGCAGTACGTCCTCGCGCCCAACAGCGTCAACGGTCTCGACTACGCCCCCGCCGTCGCCACCCGACTCGACCTGCCGATCGTCACCGACACGATCGACTTAGCGACCGACGGCGAGACCCTGATCGCCACCCGTGAGATGTACGGCGGGAAGGTCGAAACCACCACCGAACTCGAGGGGAGCGCGGTCGCGACGATCCGCAGCGCCGAGTGGCCCCAGACGGAGGGGACCGGCGACGCCGCGATCGAGGCCTTCGACGCGGCGATCGACGAGGACGCGATCGGCTCGACGGTCAACGGCTTCGAGGAGGTCGGCGGCGGCGACGTCGACATCAGCGAAGCGGACGTCCTCGTGAGCGTCGGCCGCGGGATCGAAGAGGAGGACAACCTCCCGCTCATCGAGGAGCTCGCGGACGCCCTCGGCGCGACGCTGTCGTCCTCGCGACCGATCGTCGACAACGGCTGGCTGCCCAAGAATCGGCAGGTCGGCCAGTCCGGCAAAGTGGTGACGCCGGACGTCTACATCGCGATCGGCATCTCCGGTGCGGTCCAGCACGTCGCCGGCATGAAGGGATCGGACACGATCGTCGCGATCAACACCGACCCCAACGCGCCGATCATGGACATCGCCGACTACGCGATCGTCGACGACCTCTTCGACATCGTCCCCGCGCTCACGGAAGAGTTCCAGTAA
- a CDS encoding ABC transporter substrate-binding protein produces the protein MSVQLNRRKLLSGLCTAGLGGLAGCLSSVPGLDSTDVEDGSDVGGTDRTLRLGIMQPLSGDLENVGLPIRDAATLPIKQIEDEISLDIEYEVVDTETSPSAGVQGAAALVDEGYPMVNGPAASDVTLQATQQVLIPYRTVCCSPGATTPTITSLNDAGLVFRTAVSDSLQAVVLADRAANDLGHDSAATLYANNDYGWQLSQAFARSFRSDHGGTVSAQIPLTEGQDTYEAALERAREDDPELLVVVGYPETGGQVLRDLGADAPEDVLVTDGLRDGDLHDEIDYSLDGIRGTAPLVDGPGTETFTELFEDAYDAEPSVFTPHSYDASAVLLLANAYAGQNDGTAIRNAMQAVTTGDGEEITPETLAEGVDLAARGDSVTYQGASSSVDFDENGDIVGAVFEYWEFDESADGGITEIERVSS, from the coding sequence ATGTCCGTTCAATTGAATCGTCGAAAACTACTGTCCGGTCTCTGTACCGCCGGACTCGGCGGCCTCGCCGGCTGTCTCAGTTCGGTTCCCGGGCTCGACTCGACCGACGTCGAGGACGGGAGCGACGTCGGAGGCACCGATCGAACGCTCAGACTGGGAATCATGCAACCGCTCAGCGGCGACCTCGAGAACGTCGGACTCCCGATTCGGGACGCCGCAACACTTCCTATCAAGCAGATCGAAGACGAGATCTCGCTCGATATCGAGTACGAAGTCGTCGACACCGAGACATCGCCGTCGGCGGGCGTCCAGGGTGCGGCCGCCCTGGTCGACGAAGGATACCCGATGGTCAACGGCCCGGCTGCCTCGGACGTGACGCTGCAGGCGACACAGCAGGTCCTCATTCCGTACCGGACCGTCTGCTGTTCGCCCGGTGCGACCACGCCGACGATCACCTCGCTCAACGACGCCGGGCTGGTCTTCCGGACCGCGGTCTCCGACTCGCTGCAGGCGGTCGTGCTCGCCGACCGGGCGGCGAACGATCTCGGCCACGACAGCGCCGCGACCCTCTACGCGAACAACGACTACGGCTGGCAGTTGAGCCAGGCGTTCGCGCGCTCGTTCCGGAGCGATCACGGCGGGACGGTCTCGGCGCAGATCCCGCTAACGGAAGGACAGGACACCTACGAAGCGGCTCTCGAGCGGGCCAGGGAGGACGACCCCGAACTGCTCGTCGTGGTCGGCTACCCGGAAACGGGAGGACAGGTTCTCAGAGATCTCGGAGCCGACGCCCCGGAAGACGTCCTCGTCACCGACGGCCTGCGGGACGGAGACCTCCACGACGAGATCGACTACTCGCTCGACGGCATCCGCGGCACCGCGCCGCTGGTCGACGGGCCGGGGACCGAAACGTTCACCGAGCTGTTCGAGGACGCCTACGACGCCGAGCCGAGCGTCTTCACGCCCCACTCGTACGACGCGAGCGCCGTCCTGTTGCTCGCGAACGCCTACGCCGGGCAAAACGACGGCACCGCTATCAGAAACGCCATGCAGGCGGTCACCACAGGCGACGGCGAGGAGATCACACCGGAGACCCTCGCCGAGGGGGTCGACCTCGCGGCCCGGGGTGACTCCGTCACCTACCAGGGGGCCTCGAGTTCGGTTGACTTCGACGAGAACGGTGACATCGTCGGCGCGGTCTTCGAGTACTGGGAGTTCGACGAAAGCGCGGACGGCGGAATCACCGAGATAGAACGGGTGAGCTCCTAA
- a CDS encoding methyl-accepting chemotaxis protein, producing MPSLSSLVPSFIRRRYLVKFVVSILAVVLVIGAVGAVSYADIDNTVRADSNEQLESTAEMQADAISNWVETMRVQTRTASDSQILQEGDPQEVQGQLVEEQARMDVDVRAIHYVDTENGEIVTSTNADYRGESFADLEEPWATDDFGNNLGLEESVWHSQEAYQSPTLDDQVMAFASPVTEREDRAVVIIGTLEYQVEQLHQENTSASTAIIDSDGSAVFQAESASIDEAAIDDEAMAAALGGRLTRMQDGDVVRAYVPVGNTQWVAVTSVPTDQAYGVASDVGTNVVAMVLTSLLALGVVGVVLGRQTVGPLARLRDRTTEMEQGNLNVDLETNRVDEIGRLYDGFDSMRNSLRDQIEAAETAREEAEAARAETESINRHLEAKAEEFSAVMDDCADGDLTRRLDPESESQAMTDIADAFNEMIADLEETTADVKAFANEVAAASEQVTASSEEVRSASQQVSESVQEISDGADRQNENLHSVNQEMSGLSTTTEEIAASSNNVADLAEQTAETGRLGREAAQEAIDGMHEIEAESTEAVEAIRELEAEMTQIDELVEFISDVARETNMLALNANIEASRGGDGEGSGFGAVATQVKELAADTKSTAEDIEQRLEQIDEQTAETATEVQQTADRIAEHVDSVENAAEALDEIADYADRTNEGVQEISAATEEQAASTQEVVAMVSSATDISESTAAEAQRVAAAAEEQTSALSEVTESASSLTDQATYLSETLDHFETDETADVSVDDSGTDETVAFDELDIDDADSAVDTDSSEDTDGDTGEFTPETNGGITDASGIDRDAEPTPVTDDGNDLVHDGLRETIDGADVVELEEGEAAESGEDDAAADSESTHGDTGDADAADDGDDDGTVSSDGEDGFTFSQFDDE from the coding sequence ATGCCGTCGCTCTCATCCCTGGTTCCGTCGTTCATCAGGCGGCGGTATCTCGTGAAGTTCGTGGTGTCGATTCTGGCGGTCGTGCTCGTCATCGGGGCCGTCGGGGCAGTCAGCTACGCCGATATTGACAACACGGTTCGGGCGGACTCGAACGAGCAACTCGAATCGACCGCCGAGATGCAGGCCGACGCGATCAGCAACTGGGTCGAGACGATGCGGGTCCAGACCCGGACCGCGTCGGACTCGCAGATCCTGCAGGAAGGCGATCCCCAGGAAGTCCAGGGCCAGCTCGTCGAAGAGCAAGCCCGAATGGACGTCGACGTGCGGGCCATCCACTACGTCGACACCGAAAATGGTGAAATCGTCACGAGCACGAACGCCGACTACCGCGGCGAGTCGTTCGCAGACCTCGAGGAACCGTGGGCGACCGACGACTTCGGGAACAACCTCGGGCTCGAGGAGTCCGTCTGGCACTCCCAAGAAGCCTACCAATCGCCGACCCTCGACGACCAGGTGATGGCCTTCGCCAGCCCGGTCACCGAACGGGAGGATCGAGCCGTCGTCATCATCGGGACGCTCGAGTACCAGGTCGAGCAGCTCCACCAGGAGAACACGTCCGCTTCGACGGCCATTATTGACAGCGACGGCTCGGCCGTCTTCCAGGCCGAATCCGCGTCGATCGACGAGGCAGCGATCGACGACGAGGCGATGGCTGCCGCCCTCGGCGGACGACTGACCCGCATGCAGGACGGCGACGTCGTACGGGCGTACGTCCCCGTCGGCAACACCCAGTGGGTCGCGGTTACCAGCGTTCCGACGGACCAGGCCTACGGCGTCGCGTCCGACGTCGGGACGAACGTCGTCGCGATGGTGCTGACGAGCCTGCTCGCGCTCGGCGTCGTCGGCGTCGTTCTCGGCCGGCAGACCGTCGGCCCGCTGGCCAGATTGCGCGACCGGACGACCGAGATGGAACAGGGGAACCTTAACGTCGATCTCGAGACGAACCGCGTCGACGAGATCGGACGGCTGTATGACGGCTTCGACAGCATGCGAAACTCGCTGCGAGACCAGATCGAAGCCGCCGAAACCGCGCGCGAGGAGGCCGAAGCGGCCCGCGCCGAGACCGAGTCGATAAATCGCCACCTCGAGGCGAAAGCCGAGGAGTTCAGCGCCGTGATGGACGACTGTGCGGACGGCGATCTGACCCGTCGCCTCGATCCCGAGAGCGAGAGTCAGGCGATGACCGACATCGCCGACGCGTTCAACGAGATGATCGCGGACCTCGAGGAGACGACCGCCGACGTCAAAGCCTTCGCGAACGAGGTGGCGGCGGCCAGCGAACAGGTGACCGCGTCCAGCGAAGAGGTTCGCTCGGCCTCCCAGCAGGTCTCCGAGTCGGTCCAAGAGATCTCCGACGGCGCCGATCGGCAGAACGAGAACCTCCACTCGGTCAACCAGGAGATGAGCGGGCTCTCCACGACGACCGAGGAGATCGCCGCCTCCTCGAACAACGTCGCCGATCTCGCCGAGCAGACGGCCGAAACCGGTCGACTCGGGCGCGAGGCGGCACAGGAGGCTATCGACGGGATGCACGAGATCGAAGCGGAGTCGACGGAGGCCGTCGAGGCCATCCGAGAGCTGGAAGCGGAGATGACTCAGATCGACGAACTGGTCGAGTTCATCAGCGACGTCGCCCGCGAGACGAACATGCTCGCGTTGAACGCGAACATCGAGGCCTCTCGAGGCGGCGACGGCGAGGGCTCCGGCTTCGGCGCCGTCGCGACGCAGGTCAAAGAGCTCGCCGCGGACACGAAATCGACCGCCGAGGACATCGAGCAGCGGCTCGAGCAGATCGACGAACAGACGGCCGAGACCGCGACGGAGGTCCAACAGACCGCCGATCGGATCGCCGAACACGTCGACTCCGTCGAGAACGCCGCCGAAGCGCTCGACGAAATCGCCGACTACGCCGACCGGACCAACGAGGGCGTCCAAGAGATTTCCGCGGCGACCGAAGAGCAGGCGGCTTCGACCCAGGAGGTCGTTGCCATGGTCTCGTCGGCGACCGATATCTCCGAATCGACGGCCGCCGAGGCCCAGCGCGTCGCCGCGGCCGCGGAGGAACAGACCTCCGCCCTCTCGGAAGTCACCGAGAGCGCGAGCTCGCTCACCGATCAGGCGACGTACCTGAGCGAGACGCTCGATCACTTCGAGACCGACGAGACGGCGGACGTCTCCGTCGACGACTCCGGCACCGACGAGACCGTCGCGTTCGACGAACTGGATATCGACGATGCCGACAGCGCTGTCGATACCGACTCGAGCGAGGATACCGACGGCGATACCGGCGAATTCACGCCCGAAACGAACGGCGGGATCACGGACGCGAGCGGTATCGACCGAGACGCCGAACCGACGCCCGTCACCGACGACGGAAACGACCTCGTCCACGACGGGTTGCGTGAGACGATCGACGGGGCCGACGTCGTCGAACTCGAGGAGGGAGAGGCTGCGGAAAGCGGCGAGGACGACGCGGCGGCCGACTCGGAATCGACGCACGGCGACACCGGGGATGCCGACGCCGCCGACGATGGCGACGACGACGGAACCGTCTCCTCGGACGGCGAGGACGGGTTCACGTTCAGCCAGTTCGACGACGAGTGA
- a CDS encoding polyprenyl synthetase family protein gives MELLERRRALIEERLVEVVDDLEPDALRAEVEHTALAGGKRVRPMVTVLACETVGGTAEDAVDFGVGIELVHAASLVVDDIIDRSELRRGTTSAWAEFGYGPAIVSSDGLLGEAFALFSSDPDATRVVAEAMVELGIGEATELSAEPETEAEYMTLARRKTGALFRAAAELGAIAAGSDAVTVEALGEYAERVGVAFQIRDDVLDAIADPDELGKPTGHDAALERPSVVQVTDLTPDEANARARAESDRAIEALDRVEVADPTARNYLVELAEFVVEREQ, from the coding sequence ATGGAATTGCTGGAGCGCCGTCGGGCGCTGATCGAGGAGCGGCTCGTCGAGGTAGTCGACGACCTCGAGCCGGACGCGCTCAGAGCGGAAGTAGAACATACAGCCCTCGCCGGCGGCAAGCGCGTCCGGCCGATGGTGACGGTGCTGGCCTGCGAGACGGTGGGCGGAACGGCCGAGGACGCCGTCGACTTCGGCGTCGGGATCGAACTCGTCCACGCGGCGTCGCTGGTCGTCGACGACATCATCGACCGCTCGGAGCTGCGCCGCGGAACGACCAGCGCCTGGGCCGAGTTCGGCTACGGCCCGGCGATCGTCTCGAGCGACGGCTTGCTCGGCGAGGCCTTCGCCCTCTTTTCGTCGGATCCCGACGCCACGCGCGTCGTCGCCGAGGCCATGGTCGAACTCGGCATCGGCGAGGCGACGGAGCTGTCGGCCGAGCCCGAAACCGAGGCCGAGTACATGACCCTCGCGCGCCGAAAGACGGGCGCACTCTTTCGCGCCGCCGCGGAGCTCGGAGCGATCGCCGCCGGATCGGATGCGGTCACCGTCGAGGCGCTCGGCGAGTACGCCGAACGGGTCGGAGTCGCCTTCCAGATCCGCGATGACGTCTTAGACGCGATCGCCGACCCCGACGAACTCGGCAAGCCGACCGGCCACGACGCCGCCTTAGAGCGCCCGTCGGTCGTGCAGGTGACCGATCTCACGCCCGACGAGGCCAACGCCCGCGCTCGAGCAGAATCGGACCGAGCGATCGAGGCCCTCGATCGGGTCGAGGTCGCCGACCCGACGGCCCGAAACTACCTCGTCGAACTGGCCGAGTTCGTCGTCGAACGCGAACAGTGA
- a CDS encoding DUF373 family protein — MLLVLCVDLDDDLGRKTGFSTPVIGRDPVEEAAVALATEDPEDSDVNVIFQGLHVYDDLADRDESVEVAVVTGNDEGDVMANREVGDEVDTVLASLSTAEDVTALVVTDGAQDESVIPIIRSRVPIDGVRRVVVRQAQNLESMYYTIKQVLNDPETRGTVLIPLGILLLIYPLALVGTVLDMPGFVLGTTSALLGLYLISRGLGLGDRLDAAVERARRSLYAGRTTLLAYVVAAALFALGGVSGRNELEAVREATPGEVGVPVMLSALVYGSIQWIAAAGVTTSLGQITDEYIAGTLEWRYLNAPFYVLSIAIVLYAVSAFFLDEVGISFLATALTVGTLLGIASTLAFAVIESKYSDGADREPEDGTRQTDRA, encoded by the coding sequence ATGCTGCTCGTCCTCTGTGTCGACCTCGACGACGATCTGGGTCGCAAGACCGGCTTCTCGACGCCGGTAATCGGCCGCGACCCCGTCGAGGAAGCGGCCGTCGCGCTGGCGACCGAAGACCCGGAGGACTCCGACGTCAACGTGATCTTCCAGGGGTTACACGTCTACGACGATCTCGCCGATCGCGACGAGAGCGTCGAAGTCGCCGTCGTCACCGGTAACGACGAGGGCGACGTGATGGCCAACCGCGAGGTCGGCGACGAGGTCGACACCGTCCTCGCGAGCCTCTCGACCGCGGAGGACGTCACCGCGCTCGTGGTCACCGACGGCGCCCAAGACGAGTCCGTCATTCCGATCATCCGCTCGCGGGTCCCCATCGACGGCGTCCGCCGCGTCGTCGTTCGGCAGGCCCAGAACTTAGAGTCGATGTACTACACGATCAAGCAGGTGCTGAACGATCCGGAGACCCGGGGGACGGTGTTGATCCCGCTGGGGATCCTCCTGTTGATCTACCCGCTCGCCCTGGTCGGGACCGTCCTCGACATGCCCGGGTTCGTGCTGGGAACGACCTCGGCGCTGCTGGGGTTGTACCTCATCTCGAGAGGACTCGGACTGGGCGACCGCCTCGACGCCGCCGTCGAGCGTGCCCGCCGGTCGCTGTACGCCGGCCGGACGACCCTGCTCGCCTACGTCGTCGCCGCCGCCCTGTTCGCCCTCGGCGGCGTCAGCGGCCGGAACGAACTCGAGGCCGTCCGGGAGGCGACGCCCGGCGAAGTCGGCGTTCCCGTGATGCTCTCCGCGCTCGTCTACGGCTCGATCCAGTGGATCGCCGCCGCGGGAGTCACCACCAGCCTCGGCCAGATCACCGACGAGTACATCGCCGGGACCCTCGAGTGGCGTTACTTGAACGCGCCGTTCTACGTGCTCTCGATCGCCATCGTCCTCTACGCGGTGAGCGCGTTCTTCCTCGACGAGGTCGGGATCAGCTTCCTCGCGACGGCGCTGACCGTCGGCACGCTGCTGGGCATCGCAAGCACGCTCGCCTTCGCCGTCATCGAGTCCAAGTACTCGGACGGCGCCGATCGAGAACCCGAAGACGGGACGCGACAGACCGACCGCGCCTAA
- a CDS encoding PAS domain S-box protein: MASGIHVLCVDDDPDIRSVTAATLERSRSEFVVSTANSGRDGLSRLDGTESEPERPAIDCIVSDYEMPGMDGLEFLAAVRERDPEMPFLLFTGTGSEAIAREAISAGVTDYLQKGTGTDQYVVLANRIENAVEKRRAERARRESERELERYRTLVETVDDPMYVLDADGRCTIINDAFCDLLGVDRDRIVGEPIAEFISGEALERGAKTVYHLHESDRASDRFEFTIGTEDGTERVGEANVTALTDDDGRFAGSTAVVRDITARKRRERELARYERIVDLAPIALFVLDADATITWCNDEFADAFTEEIDALIGTPFPELIERGYYDERVISKYTDEVRALLSSSVDRTRAKYQVRFQSPDGEERIHDVHTELLPLEDGEFVGTIHAIRDITRRRRSQRELERQNDRLEEFASVVSHDLRNPLNVARGTLELHAEDCPQSGESIERVRWSLQRMDDLIDRLLSLARHGRTIGEQTPISLSTSVHRAWNAVDTADATLECDVDTTIVADEGRLQALLENLFRNAVEHGSTGSPSQAQENSVQHGSTDSRPQADDGVEHGSTSSQRGNRADDTVEHGPTSPDSSTEQDRSGVTVTVTVGPLEADASDDRPIRGFYVADDGSGLDSSVDELFEFGYTTAEDGTGFGLAIVEGIAEAHGWAVTARNGDDGGARFEISGVDVRDDRSGST; encoded by the coding sequence ATGGCATCCGGGATCCACGTCCTGTGTGTCGACGACGACCCGGACATTCGTTCGGTAACTGCCGCCACACTCGAGCGATCCCGATCGGAGTTCGTCGTGTCGACGGCGAACTCCGGACGAGACGGGCTCTCGCGCCTGGACGGGACCGAGAGCGAGCCGGAGCGCCCCGCTATCGATTGTATCGTCAGCGACTACGAGATGCCCGGAATGGACGGCCTCGAGTTCCTCGCGGCGGTTCGCGAGCGCGACCCGGAGATGCCGTTTCTCCTCTTCACCGGAACGGGATCCGAAGCGATCGCGCGCGAGGCGATTTCGGCCGGCGTCACCGACTATCTCCAGAAGGGGACGGGGACCGATCAGTACGTCGTCCTCGCGAACCGCATCGAGAACGCCGTCGAGAAACGCCGCGCGGAGCGAGCCAGACGCGAGAGCGAACGCGAACTCGAGCGGTATCGGACGCTCGTCGAAACGGTCGACGACCCCATGTACGTCCTGGACGCGGACGGACGGTGCACGATCATCAACGACGCGTTCTGCGACCTGCTCGGCGTCGATCGAGACCGCATCGTCGGCGAACCCATCGCCGAGTTCATCTCCGGGGAGGCGCTCGAGCGCGGCGCCAAGACGGTGTATCACCTCCACGAGAGCGACCGGGCGTCCGATCGCTTCGAATTCACCATCGGAACCGAGGACGGCACGGAGCGCGTCGGCGAGGCGAACGTGACCGCCCTCACAGACGACGACGGTCGGTTCGCCGGCTCTACGGCCGTCGTTCGAGACATCACCGCGCGGAAACGTCGGGAACGCGAACTCGCCCGGTACGAGCGGATCGTCGATCTCGCGCCGATCGCGCTGTTCGTCCTCGATGCGGACGCGACGATCACCTGGTGTAACGACGAGTTCGCCGACGCGTTCACCGAGGAGATCGACGCCCTGATCGGGACCCCGTTTCCGGAGCTCATCGAACGGGGCTACTACGACGAGCGGGTGATCAGCAAGTACACCGACGAGGTCAGAGCGCTCCTCTCTTCGTCGGTCGACCGCACTCGAGCCAAGTATCAGGTCCGGTTCCAGTCGCCCGACGGTGAGGAGCGGATCCACGACGTACACACCGAGCTCCTCCCGCTCGAGGACGGAGAGTTCGTCGGAACGATACACGCGATCCGCGATATCACCCGACGACGGCGCTCCCAGCGGGAGCTCGAGCGCCAGAACGACCGCTTGGAGGAGTTCGCGAGCGTCGTCAGCCACGACCTGCGCAACCCGCTGAACGTGGCGCGGGGCACGCTCGAACTCCACGCCGAGGACTGTCCGCAGTCGGGGGAGTCGATCGAGCGAGTCCGCTGGTCGCTCCAGCGGATGGACGACCTGATCGACCGGCTGCTGTCGCTGGCTCGCCACGGGCGAACGATCGGCGAGCAGACCCCGATCTCGCTCTCGACAAGCGTCCACAGGGCCTGGAACGCGGTCGATACCGCGGACGCCACCCTCGAGTGCGACGTCGATACCACGATCGTCGCCGACGAGGGGCGCCTGCAGGCGCTGCTCGAGAACCTGTTTCGGAACGCTGTCGAACACGGTTCGACAGGCTCTCCTTCGCAAGCTCAGGAGAACAGCGTGCAACACGGTTCCACGGACAGTCGGCCGCAGGCCGACGACGGTGTCGAGCATGGCTCGACAAGCAGTCAGCGCGGGAACCGCGCTGACGACACCGTGGAGCACGGCCCCACGAGCCCTGACTCGTCGACTGAACAGGATCGATCCGGCGTCACCGTCACCGTCACCGTCGGTCCCCTCGAGGCCGACGCCAGCGACGATCGGCCGATACGAGGGTTCTACGTCGCCGACGACGGGTCGGGGCTCGACTCGAGCGTCGACGAACTGTTCGAGTTCGGCTACACCACCGCCGAGGACGGCACCGGGTTCGGGCTGGCGATCGTCGAGGGGATCGCCGAGGCCCACGGCTGGGCCGTGACCGCGCGAAACGGCGACGATGGCGGCGCGCGCTTCGAGATCAGCGGCGTCGACGTTCGCGACGATCGGTCAGGGTCGACGTAA
- a CDS encoding radical SAM protein produces the protein MISKGCEQCAKGGKMVLFVYGYCDQRDCFYCPLGENRKNVTDVYANERLVESDEDVITEAKRMDALGTSITGGEPQEALDRTCHYLELLKDEFGEDHHTHLYTGITGGRENMRRLSEAGLDEIRFHPPYEQWGDLHGTEWEEILHIAREEGLTPAFEIPGIRAEEEFLEFLDEGAAEFCNVNEFEMSDGNYRRMQEQGFELKEDHMSAVEGSREEILEVMGDHEKVYFCTSVFKDAAQHRRRLKRMARNIRREFDDITDDGTLVYGKTRADPAEFEALGVPEEFYTVKTNHVEVAWWLLEEMIEEGDLEDGEIVEQYPTYDGQVVERTPLV, from the coding sequence ATGATCTCGAAGGGCTGTGAGCAGTGCGCGAAAGGCGGCAAGATGGTGCTGTTCGTCTACGGTTACTGCGACCAGCGCGACTGCTTCTACTGCCCGCTCGGCGAGAACCGAAAGAACGTCACCGACGTCTACGCCAACGAGCGACTCGTCGAGTCCGACGAGGATGTCATCACGGAGGCAAAGCGGATGGACGCGCTGGGGACGTCGATTACCGGTGGGGAACCCCAGGAGGCCCTCGATCGGACCTGCCACTATCTCGAACTCCTGAAAGACGAATTCGGCGAGGACCACCACACACACCTCTATACGGGTATCACGGGCGGTCGCGAGAACATGCGACGGCTCTCCGAGGCCGGCCTCGACGAGATTCGGTTCCACCCGCCGTACGAACAGTGGGGCGACCTCCACGGCACCGAGTGGGAGGAGATCCTCCACATCGCCCGCGAGGAGGGGCTGACGCCCGCGTTCGAGATCCCCGGCATTCGCGCCGAAGAGGAGTTCCTCGAGTTTTTGGACGAGGGCGCAGCGGAGTTCTGCAACGTCAACGAGTTCGAGATGAGCGACGGGAACTACCGGCGGATGCAAGAGCAGGGATTCGAACTCAAGGAAGACCACATGAGCGCCGTCGAGGGCTCCCGCGAGGAGATCCTCGAGGTCATGGGCGACCACGAGAAGGTCTACTTCTGTACCTCCGTGTTCAAGGACGCGGCCCAGCACCGCCGCCGCCTCAAGCGCATGGCGCGGAACATCCGCCGCGAGTTCGACGACATCACCGACGACGGCACGCTCGTCTACGGGAAGACCCGCGCCGACCCCGCGGAGTTCGAGGCCCTCGGCGTCCCCGAGGAGTTCTACACCGTCAAGACGAACCACGTCGAGGTGGCCTGGTGGCTCTTAGAGGAGATGATCGAGGAAGGTGACCTCGAGGACGGTGAGATCGTCGAGCAGTATCCGACGTACGACGGACAAGTCGTCGAGCGGACGCCGCTGGTGTAA